The Gloeocapsa sp. PCC 73106 region ATTCTGGGCATACCCAGATTACCACGAGGTAATAACGGTCAACATAGCTCATTAATCGGAGCAATGTCCCAAATTCGTCGAGAATTAGCTCCAGAGTATGAAGACGAGGTAATTGAAGCGATTAGAATTCAACGTCGAGAAAAAAAAATTGCTATACGTTGGATGTTTTTACTTTTCCTAATCCCCCTGTTAATACAAATAACTTCTCGTAATGTGATATTTGAACCTTTATTAGATCACTTTCGAGATCAAAATCCCGCTAGGGTAGAGATATCGGAAGAAGTCTCAGAAAGATTTTTGAGAGAATTTAGCCGCAATAAAGAAAGATTAGAAATTGCGGAGTTAATGGGGATGGTTACCCCAGAAAAAAAACGAGAAAAACTAGAAGAAATTGCCGTGGAGGTTTACACACAAGCAGGCTACCGCAGTCTAGATGCTCTGAAAAACATCGCTGCTGATTTGATATCTATGGTAGCCTTCGTCGGTTTACTTTTTTTAGGACGCGAGCAATTAGTCTTCATCAGAAGATTTATAGATCGGACCTTTCGTAGTCTTAACGATGTCACCAAAGTCTATATCTTTATTCTTGCTACCGATTTATTCGTTGGTTTCCACTCAGCCGAAGCTTGGGAAGTAATCCTATTGAGTATAACCCATCATTTTGGACTCCCAGAAAATCAAAATTTAGTCTTTATCTTCATCGCCACAGTACCAGTTATTTTAGACTCAACTTTTAAACTGTGGATTTTCAGTTATCTTTCTGGTTCTTCACCTAGTTCAGTAGCGATTTACGAGAAAATGAATCAGTAAGTTATTTTAATTAGGAAACGGGAAAAAATAATCCTCCCCATTCCCTCAACCAGAAGATTTTAGTGAGAAAGAGCGATCGCAGCCGGTTGTAGTAAACTCAGAAGATGTCCGTCGGGAGTTCTCACCGCAGCCACTTTACCAAATGAAGGTTCTCTAACTCTTCCTTCTAATTTAGCTCCCATAGTTTCGAGTTTACTCAGAGTACTCATCACATCTTCTACATGAAAACTGAGAATAGGAGAACTACCCCCAGAGATACCTTCAGAAGCTGCGTGTAGAGCGATGGTCGTACCGTTAGCGTCTAATTCAGCCCAAGCGGGGCTAGATACTTTAATGGGTAAACCTAAGCCTTCTGCATAAAATTCAGCTGTTGCTTGTACGTCCTTGACCATGAGCATAATGTGTTTGAACTCTGCAGTCATTGGGAAATCAACTCCTGTATTAATTAAAGCCTTCTGTCTCATATTAACTTATGTAACAATAATTTTAATAAAGACAAAAAAAATAGCTGATCCCGAAGCAAAATTTTCTTCTGCTGGAAATGAGATCAGCTAGTGTAAAGCTATTCTAGAGTAGCTAGAGCGGCTTTGACTTTCTCAACTACTTCAGGAGGTAAGGGGATATATCCCAGATCAGCCGCTATATCTTGACCATTTTCTAAAGCCCAAGTCATTACGCTTCTGAAAGCTTCTAACTTAGCTGGATCGGTTTCGGTGGCGAAAGCAAGAACCCAAGTATAAGTAACAATAGGATAGGAATTTTCTCCATCTGGGTCAAAAATAAAGGCTCGTAAATTTTCCGGTAGTTCTACTGCAGCTAAAGAAGCGCTCGCGTTTTCAGGAGTAGCAGCGACAAAGTTACCCGCCTTGTTTTCCAAAGTAGCAAAGGGAATCCCCAAGCTTTTAGCG contains the following coding sequences:
- a CDS encoding VOC family protein, whose protein sequence is MRQKALINTGVDFPMTAEFKHIMLMVKDVQATAEFYAEGLGLPIKVSSPAWAELDANGTTIALHAASEGISGGSSPILSFHVEDVMSTLSKLETMGAKLEGRVREPSFGKVAAVRTPDGHLLSLLQPAAIALSH